From bacterium:
GTTGTGCTCGAAAGCGCCCCCGACAGCCCGGAAAAACGCCGAATTCTCGAAATGGCGGTGGAGATATGAAACACTCCGAAATAAATCGAATTTGTGACGAAGTCCTGGAGAGGCGCGAGGAAATCCTGCGCCTCGCGGAAAAGCACGGAGCGGAAAACGTGCGCGTTTTCGGCAGCGCCGCCCGCGGCGAACTCGGGCCGGAGAGCGACATCGATTTCCTGATTGCCGAAGGCGACGGCAAAACGCAGCTTTTTCCCTGCGGATTAATCGTCGATCTTGAAAGGCTGTTTGGAAGGAAGATAGACGTGGTACAGGAAGATGCGCTTGATGAAATTCTAGAAAGAAGCATCCTGGCAGAGGCGGTGGAGATATGAGCATTTCGATAGCACGTGTACTTGTAGACGAAAGTGAAATTCAGGAGGCCTACAAGATTTACGACAAGGCTGTGAACGGGTGCGGGGAGAAGGTGAAGAATCGGATTGGGCATCCAGG
This genomic window contains:
- a CDS encoding nucleotidyltransferase domain-containing protein — protein: MKHSEINRICDEVLERREEILRLAEKHGAENVRVFGSAARGELGPESDIDFLIAEGDGKTQLFPCGLIVDLERLFGRKIDVVQEDALDEILERSILAEAVEI